The genome window TGGAGGGATTGTTGTGCAAATCGTGCTTTGATTCAAAGGAAGTCGACTTTAATGCAAAAAAAGAGTCATGCAGCATTTGTGGTGCAAAGATGAACTTTTTCAGATACAACCCAAAAAGCGAGTGGAAGATAGAAGGCCAGCTGTGCAGGAAGTGCTGGGACTTGCAAAAGGAAATGCACCGATGAGGTTTCTAAAACCAAAAATAAAGTGCGACAAGTGCAGCCTTACATTTTCATCTCAGGAAAAACTCATGCAGCACGAGCAAGTAGTTCATGGAAAAAACATC of Candidatus Nitrosotenuis sp. DW1 contains these proteins:
- a CDS encoding C2H2-type zinc finger protein, encoding MRFLKPKIKCDKCSLTFSSQEKLMQHEQVVHGKNIPYDCKECNQDFSNMEDMRSHLQRYHSYKKDRT